The Ammospiza nelsoni isolate bAmmNel1 chromosome 27, bAmmNel1.pri, whole genome shotgun sequence genome contains a region encoding:
- the ACSBG2 gene encoding long-chain-fatty-acid--CoA ligase ACSBG2 isoform X1: MRGTVLCESDARMALAEPVSSVAYCSSALQSSCEVAGEDVLLNSSPRTAEPHNSQPGEDSKIEDYQVNSLGPKATSPSPGSSMWTTRRDGEVKLRMEEQGPGSEAPKTVHQLFQESVNKYSNLYALSSKKNGKWVKLTYKMYYDECWKAAKSFLKLGLERFHGVGILGFNSAEWFIADIGAILAGGFAVGIYTTNSPEACHYVAENCSANVIVVENHKQLQKILEIEHRLPHLKAIVQYGEEIKEQRPKLYSWKQFMELGRDVPDEQLREVIATQKPNQCCTLIYTSGTTGQPKGVMLSHDNLTWTGTVAARFIMLRDAREKQEEVVSYLPLSHIAAQMCDIWAAMTLGVQVYFAQPDALKGSLVETLREVRPTAFLGVPRVWEKMEEKMKSVGMKASAIRRKVAAWAKGVGLQTNLKKMDGRLDEPVNFRLARQLVYRKVRKAIGLDRCTKCYTGAAPITRETLEFFLSLNIPVMELYGMSESSGPHTISLPHAFKLGSCGKVLSGCHTLIHKPDMDGIGEICFSGRHVFMGYLNMEDKTREAIDEDGWLHSGDLGKHDKDGFLFITGRIKELIITAGGENIPPVPIEDAVKNAVPIISNAMLVGDKAKFLSMLLTLKCVVDADTGEPGDDLSPEALAFCQRLGSKATKVSEIISSKDKAIYTAIQKGISAVNEKAVSNAQKVQKWVLLEKDFSLFGGELGPTMKLKRPVVAQKYQDQIARFYTDTETPSGEPSARP, encoded by the exons ATGCGCG GGACAGTGCTGTGTGAGTCAGACGCCAGGATGGCACTTGCAGAACCAGTCTCCTCCGTGGCTTATTGCAGTTCAGCTCTTCAAAGCAGCTGTGAGGTGGCAGGGGAAGATGTGCTGCTCAACTCTTCACCCAG AACTGCTGAGCCACACAACAGCCAGCCAGGGGAAGATTCCAAGATTGAGGACTATCAGGTGAACTCACTCGGTCCCAAAG CAACCTCCCCCTCTCCTGGCTCCAGCATGTGGACAACACGTCGTGATGGAGAGGTCAAGCTGAGGATGGAagagcagggccctggcagTGAGGCCCCAAAGACTGTGCACCAGCTCTTCCAGGAAAGTGTCAACAAATACAGCAACTTGTATGCCCTTTCATCCAAAAAAAATGGCAAGTGGGTAAAGCTGACGTATAAGATGTACTATGATGAGTGCTGGAAAGCAGCCAAAAGCTTTCTGAAG ctggggctggagcgtTTCCATGGAGTGGGCATCCTGGGATTCAATTCTGCTGAGTGGTTCATTGCTGACATTGGAGCGATCCTTGCAGG ggGATTTGCTGTTGGGATCTACACTACAAACTCTCCTGAGGCCTGTCATTATGTAGCAGAGAACTGCAGTGCCAACGTTATAGTGGTGGAAAACCataaacagctgcagaaaatcTTAGAA ATTGAACACAGACTACCTCATCTGAAGGCCATTGTCCAGTATGGGGAGGAGATCAAAGAGCAGAGACCAAAACTGTACTCG TGGAAGCAGTTcatggagctgggcagggacgTGCCGGACGAGCAGCTCCGCGAGGTCATTGCCACCCAGAAACCCAACCAGTGCTGCACCCTCATCTACACCTCGGGCACCACGGGGCAGCCCAAGGGGGTCATGCTCAGCCACGACAAC CTGACGTGGACGGGGACGGTGGCCGCGCGCTTCATCATGCTGAGAGACGCCCgggagaagcaggaggaggtggTCAGCTACCTGCCCCTGAGCCACATTGCTGCACAAATGTGTGACATTTGGGCTGCCATGACCCTCGGAGTGCAAGTTTACTTTGCCCAACCAGATGCAttgaag GGCAGCTTGGTGGAGACCCTGCGAGAAGTGAGGCCAACTGCTTTTCTGGGAGTTCCTCGTGTCTGGgagaaaatggaagagaaaatgaaatctgTGGGCATGAAAGCCTCAGCGATCCGACGGAAAGTGGCAGCGTGGGCCAAGGGAGTGGGGCTGCAGACCAACCTCAAGAAGATGGATGG GCGCTTGGACGAGCCGGTGAATTTCCGCCTGGCCCGGCAGCTGGTGTACAGGAAGGTGCGCAAGGCCATCGGGCTGGACCGCTGCACCAAGTGCTacactggggctgctcccatCACCAGAGAGACCCTGGAGTTCTTCCTGAGCCTCAACATCCCTGTGATGGAGCTCTATGGCATGAGTGAGAGCTCTGGGCCCCACACCATCTCCCTGCCTCACGCCTTCAAGCTCGGCAG CTGTGGGAAGGTGCTGTCAGGCTGCCACACCCTGATCCATAAACCAGACATGGATGGCATTGGGGAGATCTGCTTCTCAGGCAGGCATGTCTTCATGGGCTACCTGAACATGGAGGACAAAACCAGGGAAGCCATTGATGAGGATGGCTGGCTGCACTCAGGGGACCTGGGCAAGCATGACAAGGATGGATTCCTCTTCATCACAGGCAGAATTAAAG AGCTCATCATCACAGCAGGAGGTGAGAACATTCCTCCTGTTCCAATCGAGGATGCTGTCAAGAATGCTGTTCCCATCATCAGCAATGCCATGCTGGTTGGAGACAAAGCCAAATTCCTTTCCATGCTCCTGACACTAAAG TGCGTGGTGGATGCAGACACGGGTGAGCCTGGAGATGACCTCAGTCCAGAAGCTCTGGCATTCTGTCAGAGGCTGGGCAGCAAGGCCACCAAGGTCTCAGAAATCATCAGCAGCAAAGACAAGGCCATCTACACTGCCATCCAGAAAGGGATCTCTGCTGTCAATGAGAAAGCTGTGTCCAATGCTCAGAAAGTCCAGAAGTGGGTCCTGCTGGAGAAGGACTTCTCCCTGTTTGGTGGAGAGCTTG GCCCCACCATGAAGCTGAAGAGGCCGGTGGTGGCTCAGAAATACCAGGACCAGATCGCTCGGTTTTACACGGACACCGAAACCCCCTCGGGGGAGCCCTCGGCCCGGCCATAG
- the ACSBG2 gene encoding long-chain-fatty-acid--CoA ligase ACSBG2 isoform X2, whose translation MALAEPVSSVAYCSSALQSSCEVAGEDVLLNSSPRTAEPHNSQPGEDSKIEDYQVNSLGPKATSPSPGSSMWTTRRDGEVKLRMEEQGPGSEAPKTVHQLFQESVNKYSNLYALSSKKNGKWVKLTYKMYYDECWKAAKSFLKLGLERFHGVGILGFNSAEWFIADIGAILAGGFAVGIYTTNSPEACHYVAENCSANVIVVENHKQLQKILEIEHRLPHLKAIVQYGEEIKEQRPKLYSWKQFMELGRDVPDEQLREVIATQKPNQCCTLIYTSGTTGQPKGVMLSHDNLTWTGTVAARFIMLRDAREKQEEVVSYLPLSHIAAQMCDIWAAMTLGVQVYFAQPDALKGSLVETLREVRPTAFLGVPRVWEKMEEKMKSVGMKASAIRRKVAAWAKGVGLQTNLKKMDGRLDEPVNFRLARQLVYRKVRKAIGLDRCTKCYTGAAPITRETLEFFLSLNIPVMELYGMSESSGPHTISLPHAFKLGSCGKVLSGCHTLIHKPDMDGIGEICFSGRHVFMGYLNMEDKTREAIDEDGWLHSGDLGKHDKDGFLFITGRIKELIITAGGENIPPVPIEDAVKNAVPIISNAMLVGDKAKFLSMLLTLKCVVDADTGEPGDDLSPEALAFCQRLGSKATKVSEIISSKDKAIYTAIQKGISAVNEKAVSNAQKVQKWVLLEKDFSLFGGELGPTMKLKRPVVAQKYQDQIARFYTDTETPSGEPSARP comes from the exons ATGGCACTTGCAGAACCAGTCTCCTCCGTGGCTTATTGCAGTTCAGCTCTTCAAAGCAGCTGTGAGGTGGCAGGGGAAGATGTGCTGCTCAACTCTTCACCCAG AACTGCTGAGCCACACAACAGCCAGCCAGGGGAAGATTCCAAGATTGAGGACTATCAGGTGAACTCACTCGGTCCCAAAG CAACCTCCCCCTCTCCTGGCTCCAGCATGTGGACAACACGTCGTGATGGAGAGGTCAAGCTGAGGATGGAagagcagggccctggcagTGAGGCCCCAAAGACTGTGCACCAGCTCTTCCAGGAAAGTGTCAACAAATACAGCAACTTGTATGCCCTTTCATCCAAAAAAAATGGCAAGTGGGTAAAGCTGACGTATAAGATGTACTATGATGAGTGCTGGAAAGCAGCCAAAAGCTTTCTGAAG ctggggctggagcgtTTCCATGGAGTGGGCATCCTGGGATTCAATTCTGCTGAGTGGTTCATTGCTGACATTGGAGCGATCCTTGCAGG ggGATTTGCTGTTGGGATCTACACTACAAACTCTCCTGAGGCCTGTCATTATGTAGCAGAGAACTGCAGTGCCAACGTTATAGTGGTGGAAAACCataaacagctgcagaaaatcTTAGAA ATTGAACACAGACTACCTCATCTGAAGGCCATTGTCCAGTATGGGGAGGAGATCAAAGAGCAGAGACCAAAACTGTACTCG TGGAAGCAGTTcatggagctgggcagggacgTGCCGGACGAGCAGCTCCGCGAGGTCATTGCCACCCAGAAACCCAACCAGTGCTGCACCCTCATCTACACCTCGGGCACCACGGGGCAGCCCAAGGGGGTCATGCTCAGCCACGACAAC CTGACGTGGACGGGGACGGTGGCCGCGCGCTTCATCATGCTGAGAGACGCCCgggagaagcaggaggaggtggTCAGCTACCTGCCCCTGAGCCACATTGCTGCACAAATGTGTGACATTTGGGCTGCCATGACCCTCGGAGTGCAAGTTTACTTTGCCCAACCAGATGCAttgaag GGCAGCTTGGTGGAGACCCTGCGAGAAGTGAGGCCAACTGCTTTTCTGGGAGTTCCTCGTGTCTGGgagaaaatggaagagaaaatgaaatctgTGGGCATGAAAGCCTCAGCGATCCGACGGAAAGTGGCAGCGTGGGCCAAGGGAGTGGGGCTGCAGACCAACCTCAAGAAGATGGATGG GCGCTTGGACGAGCCGGTGAATTTCCGCCTGGCCCGGCAGCTGGTGTACAGGAAGGTGCGCAAGGCCATCGGGCTGGACCGCTGCACCAAGTGCTacactggggctgctcccatCACCAGAGAGACCCTGGAGTTCTTCCTGAGCCTCAACATCCCTGTGATGGAGCTCTATGGCATGAGTGAGAGCTCTGGGCCCCACACCATCTCCCTGCCTCACGCCTTCAAGCTCGGCAG CTGTGGGAAGGTGCTGTCAGGCTGCCACACCCTGATCCATAAACCAGACATGGATGGCATTGGGGAGATCTGCTTCTCAGGCAGGCATGTCTTCATGGGCTACCTGAACATGGAGGACAAAACCAGGGAAGCCATTGATGAGGATGGCTGGCTGCACTCAGGGGACCTGGGCAAGCATGACAAGGATGGATTCCTCTTCATCACAGGCAGAATTAAAG AGCTCATCATCACAGCAGGAGGTGAGAACATTCCTCCTGTTCCAATCGAGGATGCTGTCAAGAATGCTGTTCCCATCATCAGCAATGCCATGCTGGTTGGAGACAAAGCCAAATTCCTTTCCATGCTCCTGACACTAAAG TGCGTGGTGGATGCAGACACGGGTGAGCCTGGAGATGACCTCAGTCCAGAAGCTCTGGCATTCTGTCAGAGGCTGGGCAGCAAGGCCACCAAGGTCTCAGAAATCATCAGCAGCAAAGACAAGGCCATCTACACTGCCATCCAGAAAGGGATCTCTGCTGTCAATGAGAAAGCTGTGTCCAATGCTCAGAAAGTCCAGAAGTGGGTCCTGCTGGAGAAGGACTTCTCCCTGTTTGGTGGAGAGCTTG GCCCCACCATGAAGCTGAAGAGGCCGGTGGTGGCTCAGAAATACCAGGACCAGATCGCTCGGTTTTACACGGACACCGAAACCCCCTCGGGGGAGCCCTCGGCCCGGCCATAG
- the ACSBG2 gene encoding long-chain-fatty-acid--CoA ligase ACSBG2 isoform X3, with translation MRGTVLCESDARMALAEPVSSVAYCSSALQSSCEVAGEDVLLNSSPRTAEPHNSQPGEDSKIEDYQVNSLGPKATSPSPGSSMWTTRRDGEVKLRMEEQGPGSEAPKTVHQLFQESVNKYSNLYALSSKKNGKWVKLTYKMYYDECWKAAKSFLKLGLERFHGVGILGFNSAEWFIADIGAILAGGFAVGIYTTNSPEACHYVAENCSANVIVVENHKQLQKILEIEHRLPHLKAIVQYGEEIKEQRPKLYSLTWTGTVAARFIMLRDAREKQEEVVSYLPLSHIAAQMCDIWAAMTLGVQVYFAQPDALKGSLVETLREVRPTAFLGVPRVWEKMEEKMKSVGMKASAIRRKVAAWAKGVGLQTNLKKMDGRLDEPVNFRLARQLVYRKVRKAIGLDRCTKCYTGAAPITRETLEFFLSLNIPVMELYGMSESSGPHTISLPHAFKLGSCGKVLSGCHTLIHKPDMDGIGEICFSGRHVFMGYLNMEDKTREAIDEDGWLHSGDLGKHDKDGFLFITGRIKELIITAGGENIPPVPIEDAVKNAVPIISNAMLVGDKAKFLSMLLTLKCVVDADTGEPGDDLSPEALAFCQRLGSKATKVSEIISSKDKAIYTAIQKGISAVNEKAVSNAQKVQKWVLLEKDFSLFGGELGPTMKLKRPVVAQKYQDQIARFYTDTETPSGEPSARP, from the exons ATGCGCG GGACAGTGCTGTGTGAGTCAGACGCCAGGATGGCACTTGCAGAACCAGTCTCCTCCGTGGCTTATTGCAGTTCAGCTCTTCAAAGCAGCTGTGAGGTGGCAGGGGAAGATGTGCTGCTCAACTCTTCACCCAG AACTGCTGAGCCACACAACAGCCAGCCAGGGGAAGATTCCAAGATTGAGGACTATCAGGTGAACTCACTCGGTCCCAAAG CAACCTCCCCCTCTCCTGGCTCCAGCATGTGGACAACACGTCGTGATGGAGAGGTCAAGCTGAGGATGGAagagcagggccctggcagTGAGGCCCCAAAGACTGTGCACCAGCTCTTCCAGGAAAGTGTCAACAAATACAGCAACTTGTATGCCCTTTCATCCAAAAAAAATGGCAAGTGGGTAAAGCTGACGTATAAGATGTACTATGATGAGTGCTGGAAAGCAGCCAAAAGCTTTCTGAAG ctggggctggagcgtTTCCATGGAGTGGGCATCCTGGGATTCAATTCTGCTGAGTGGTTCATTGCTGACATTGGAGCGATCCTTGCAGG ggGATTTGCTGTTGGGATCTACACTACAAACTCTCCTGAGGCCTGTCATTATGTAGCAGAGAACTGCAGTGCCAACGTTATAGTGGTGGAAAACCataaacagctgcagaaaatcTTAGAA ATTGAACACAGACTACCTCATCTGAAGGCCATTGTCCAGTATGGGGAGGAGATCAAAGAGCAGAGACCAAAACTGTACTCG CTGACGTGGACGGGGACGGTGGCCGCGCGCTTCATCATGCTGAGAGACGCCCgggagaagcaggaggaggtggTCAGCTACCTGCCCCTGAGCCACATTGCTGCACAAATGTGTGACATTTGGGCTGCCATGACCCTCGGAGTGCAAGTTTACTTTGCCCAACCAGATGCAttgaag GGCAGCTTGGTGGAGACCCTGCGAGAAGTGAGGCCAACTGCTTTTCTGGGAGTTCCTCGTGTCTGGgagaaaatggaagagaaaatgaaatctgTGGGCATGAAAGCCTCAGCGATCCGACGGAAAGTGGCAGCGTGGGCCAAGGGAGTGGGGCTGCAGACCAACCTCAAGAAGATGGATGG GCGCTTGGACGAGCCGGTGAATTTCCGCCTGGCCCGGCAGCTGGTGTACAGGAAGGTGCGCAAGGCCATCGGGCTGGACCGCTGCACCAAGTGCTacactggggctgctcccatCACCAGAGAGACCCTGGAGTTCTTCCTGAGCCTCAACATCCCTGTGATGGAGCTCTATGGCATGAGTGAGAGCTCTGGGCCCCACACCATCTCCCTGCCTCACGCCTTCAAGCTCGGCAG CTGTGGGAAGGTGCTGTCAGGCTGCCACACCCTGATCCATAAACCAGACATGGATGGCATTGGGGAGATCTGCTTCTCAGGCAGGCATGTCTTCATGGGCTACCTGAACATGGAGGACAAAACCAGGGAAGCCATTGATGAGGATGGCTGGCTGCACTCAGGGGACCTGGGCAAGCATGACAAGGATGGATTCCTCTTCATCACAGGCAGAATTAAAG AGCTCATCATCACAGCAGGAGGTGAGAACATTCCTCCTGTTCCAATCGAGGATGCTGTCAAGAATGCTGTTCCCATCATCAGCAATGCCATGCTGGTTGGAGACAAAGCCAAATTCCTTTCCATGCTCCTGACACTAAAG TGCGTGGTGGATGCAGACACGGGTGAGCCTGGAGATGACCTCAGTCCAGAAGCTCTGGCATTCTGTCAGAGGCTGGGCAGCAAGGCCACCAAGGTCTCAGAAATCATCAGCAGCAAAGACAAGGCCATCTACACTGCCATCCAGAAAGGGATCTCTGCTGTCAATGAGAAAGCTGTGTCCAATGCTCAGAAAGTCCAGAAGTGGGTCCTGCTGGAGAAGGACTTCTCCCTGTTTGGTGGAGAGCTTG GCCCCACCATGAAGCTGAAGAGGCCGGTGGTGGCTCAGAAATACCAGGACCAGATCGCTCGGTTTTACACGGACACCGAAACCCCCTCGGGGGAGCCCTCGGCCCGGCCATAG